In the Tamandua tetradactyla isolate mTamTet1 chromosome 8, mTamTet1.pri, whole genome shotgun sequence genome, CCTGGCCGGCTTTCTCCTTTCCGGCTCTGAGCAATCGCCCAGCCTGCGGGGTCTTAGAAGTGAATGAGGGCTTAGGATGTTATGTGGATGGAAGATTTGGGTCGGTCCGAATAATGGAGGAAGAGTAAGGAAAAAGGGCGGGAGAAACGCAGTACTTCTTGACACTCTAGCATTTAATACACAGTCTCAAGCTGGGCTGCGCCCCCTCTGCCCCAATTGCCCGCGACTGGAGCCGGGCACCAAAGTATTCTAACTTTCACCGCCGAGAAAGAAGCGGGACCAGTAAAGTCTGGTTCCGACAGGGAGGTGTGAAGAAATATCCTGATTTTTCCCGTCTCTCTTCGAAAGGCCATATCAGAGCCTGGGCGGGAAACCGTCCCTGGTCTGTGCCGGGACCGCGGAGAGACGTGAAGCGAGTTTGTGAAACGTGGGCACTGGAATCGAGTACAAAAGTTAGAAGTGTCTGTGAAACGGTAAAATTCAGACTCTGGGGCAATTATGAAGCCCGCCTGGAGGTCCACATCTCGGCCTTTGCCATCCGGGCCGCGACAGCCTCGACTGCACCCGTgtttccgccccccccccccccccgccccgccaaTAGCAGTGACCGAAGCCCGCGATGACCCGAGCGGCTTCCTTTTGGTTTCTTCCCGGGACGGACGGATGTAGCGGCCTGTCGCAGCTTCTGCGGGCTCCGTGCAGCTCAGGAGCAGAGTCAAGACTGCGGGGGtgcaggaaagaaaagagacgCTTCCTTAGACTGGACCAGGGAGAAAGCGCCTTCACCTTCACCGGCCTTGGAGGCGGAGGgaaggaataagaaaaagaacGAGGACAAGATTAAAGAGCAACGTCCTCACCGCGACTCGGAAACCGAGAGGGAAACGTGCGAGGCGGGAATTGCCCCTCGCCTCGCAGCCGCTCCGGGCAGAGAATTTTGCTCTAGCCCCTTTGGCTGCGGACGGGAAAATGGGAGGCTCTCGGCAAAGAGAAAggtgtttttgctttatttttattttgttttttagtgcAGTGGGAGGTGAGATCACATCCACTCTTTTACTTGCCCCGGAGCAGGGCCGAGGGTCTTCAGACCCCCGGGGGTTGTGCGGGTAGCTCCTGGATCATCCGATGTTTGCTGGAAACTTCCCGAGGCTCGAGAGGCTCAGCGCTGGTAGAAATTATGGAATTCTTTTAAGTCTCTACAAGAGGACATTTTAAAGGGCCCTGGATCTATTTTCcaactttcttttccattttacttaCTGTTTATGGTTTGTATTTCTAGATGGCCTTTCCGTTGAAGAACTTCAAGCGCTACTCTTGCGAcctgtttttcttctctgcccTGGGATTCCTTGCGGAAGGGCTGGAGGGGTTTTGGGGCAAGGAAGAGATAGGCAGAGGGAGACGCTGAGGGCCAAGTGGTGATTGGAGGTTGCTCCCTGCAGATCGGGCTTCTGTCCACCTGGCCGCTCTTCTCTCTGCAGGGGTGCCTGTGCCAGCGCTATTCCCGCACCCCCCGCACGCCGAGCTGCCGGGGAAGCACTGCCGCCGTCGCAAAGCTCGCACGGTTTTCTCTGACTCGCAGCTCTCCGGCCTGGAGAAGAGGTTCGAGATCCAGCGCTACCTGTCCACACCGGAGAGGGTGGAGCTGGCCACCGCCCTCAGCCTGTCCGAGACGCAGGTGGGCGGGAGAGGAGGGAGGCCCCATCTCTACCTCGCTCTCCTCTCCCTGAACTCGTAACACCCTCTGGATCCACCGAGGAGTTTCTTTGGGATGCAAATGACTCCGCTCCCCCTTTGTCCCAGGCTGCTCCTAAAATCCTTTAGTGAAAGTACAGATCCCCCAACGCAGTCAGACTTACCGAAACAAAATCTTTCCAGTGGGGCTGTGGCTATGAAGGAAGGAGtcttcaggtgattctgattcTCACGCTAGGTTTGAGAATTACTGCTCCAGGACATAATTTCTGGCCCTCCTCTCTAATCAGAGTTTTACTCCGTAATCAGACTTATTTGATAAGAGATTCgacaatttgtttgttttttttttgatcttgAGAGAAGCCCAGACCGGTAGgtttattttcccccttcctatttttaaacttttttttattgtatagtataatatatatacaacgcaaagaaataaaaaagcaataattttcaaagcactcttcaaaaagtggttacaggatagaccTCAGAGTTTGTCGTGGTctccatacgatcctctcatattttctcCCTTCCTATGTTAATCAATTTCTTTCCCAGCCACATGTCTTCATTTCCACTCCCCTCCTTATTGCCCTGTCCTGAGTGGAAAGAACTATTTCATCTTCCCTCAGACGCTATTCATCCACAACTGCAAACCTCCCACCTTCACTTCCTCTGTCGCTCATATTCTTTGTACCTGGAAACCCGACTTACCCTGAGGTCATTAGCCCTGCCAGGCCCGGAACTGATTTTCTCTGTGATAAGAAACTGCAAGTTCGAGTCTCATAATCCTGTCCATAAATTATGTCGGACCAGATATGTCCCAGTCAGAGGAACAGGAGTTGAGCGTAGAGACTTGTCTGCACTGGCACCTAGTATCAAAAATTCTAACTAATAACTATAAATAATTACACATAATACCCCTTTTTAATCCTTATCGTTATGTCTCGACAACTACTCCTGGGTCCCTTAcaatgtttgattctttttcagCCCCAGACAAGAACTTCTGAGCAGCTCAGGTGTGAGAACTCAAGGTtaagtgggggtgggaggggtggggggggggacgTCACAGCTGGTGGATAATTTGACAACCGGTTGCGGTCCATTTTCCTAACGCCCAACAATCGTTCAGAGTTTAGCTCAGTAACCCCGGGTCCGAATGAATgacttggttttaatttttttcctcctcgAAATCAGGTGAAGACGTGGTTCCAGAACCGGCGGATGAAGCATAAGAAGCAGCTGCGGAAAAGCCAAGACGAGCCCAAAGCGCCGGACCCGCCAGAGAGCCCGGAGAGCAGCCCCCACGGTCCAGAGGCCGTCCCCGGCGAGGCTCGGCCGGGCCTGCCCGCCGGCCCCTTTGTGCTGACCGAGCCCGAGGACGAGGTGGACATCGGGGACGAGGGGGAGCTCGGCCCGGGGCCGCACGTGCTCTGAGCCGCCAGGTCGCGGAGGCCGACGGCGCGGGGGGAGACCGCCGAACCTTCGCGCAGTGCCGTCGGGGAGCCGAAGACTGGGGATCGGGTGCCTGGGCGGGCCTGGGAGGTCGGTTCCTAGAAGACAAACAAAACCCACCCGTCAACCTTCCGAGCCGCGCGGAGGCAGCGCCGCCCTGGACTCGGCGTCTCGCCCTCCCTTCCCGCCCGCCCTGTCCCCTACTGGGGAGAGTGTGCGCCCGGGTTCGCTCGTCCTGCTCCCGGCGTCCGAAGCCGCGCGAACATGCCCAGTGCCGCCGCCCAACCTGGAAACCCGGCTCCCCGCTCTCCAGTTGGGTGCGGGACGTTTCCCTCCGCCGCTATCCTAGAACCCCTGAGCCCTCACTTCGCAATCCCCTGCTCCCAGCTCCGTTCACCGGGTTCTGCGGCCTCTCTGCTCCGGCCCCCTGCCCTTCCTCGCCTGACTGATTGGCTGCAGGTAAGGGCCGGGCTATCAGGGGGCTGTCTGATCCGCGGGGATCCAGGCAGAAGCCACCACCCGGTCCTTCAAATTTTCAGTCCCGGGTCAGATTCCTGCGGTTCTCTTCACTGACCTCCCACTAGCCTACACCGCCCGCGGTGCGTCTGGTTCTCCGCGCGGCACTTCCATCTTCCAACCCTGCTCCTCTCAAGAGCTCACAGTTCTGCACCCCAGCACCCTTACCTGCGCGTGCTGCCCACCTGCGCCACCACCCATTTATCCACTCTCCCTTCCCCTCAAAACTGAGCGGCGCCCGGAGCGTGGCGGGAAACTTGGGTTGAGCAATTTCTGCTTCCCGATCTTATTGCTCGCCTGTCCCGCAACTCTTCCTTGTCCCACGGgctactgatattttaaaaatgagtgttcCACGGAGTGTGAATGGAAATGCGTATATCTCATGGCATTTTAGGGAATGGGGTTTTTAGCAAGATTAAGTTGGAAGGGGTGTATACGCATCCCCCTCCTGGTGGACACCTGTTCGGGGACTGTTGAGGCGGGTCGGGGTGCTGTTTGACTCTGTGCGTTACCCCCTCTTCCTTTCCCTGGGGACTCCTATTTTCTTCCAGAGTTTGCAATTTCTTTAGGTAATAAAGGCTCGCCGGGCAAAACCGGGAATGAGCACGAATTTCCGAAGAACGCTTGTTACAGAGTCCTCCTACTTACGCGCGCCCCCTCCGGGACGCCCCAGGCGGTGTCCTGTTCCCTGGAGGAATGCACTCGGCTAATAACCTCTCATTAAACAGATCCAGTCCCTTCCAGACCAATTTTTCTGTTGTTAATCGGTTGATAAATGGCCTTGAGTTCCACGTATGTGGAAAAGGACACTGCAAACAGTGCTTTGAGTCTGGGAAATGCTGCCGGAACTGAGGTCTCTTGATATTTGGAGGTTGAAATTAGGCTACGAATTTGTGCAGACACCACATACCCAGCACACTTATCAAATATAGCAGATGTGTCAGAGGCGCGCTGAGCCTCTGATTTTCCTTGTGCTTCTGGTGTCTTTAGGTAAGTGAGCCCAGGAAATGAGTGTGGCAATGTGATCCTTGGGTtctaataaaataatgataattataaagACCACGGGTTCTTTGGGTTACACAgaatctttcagttttttttttttttttcccttttttctcgaATAAGGGGAAGAATCCAAAAGCTCTCTCTGGGCCTAAATTCTGTGAGTCTGTAAATGTAACAGTAGTCAGTTTTCGACATTTAACTTAGGCAAAGTGCCAGAGTGGGGCCTTTACCAGTATCATTTAGGAGACAAACATGTTGATTTAAAAACATAAGCATTGCATCGCCTTTTAGATTTTTGGTAGTGCTCTGTAATCAGCCTTCAATCTTGTGAAGAATGGGGAACAAGGATTACAAATAATCTCTTTCATAAaggaggaaattgaagctcagcaAGACTGAAGGATTTACCAAGAAGTTGGGACTAACAGCTGAAGcagtataaaaaaaaatccttttctgactcctcctccatttcttttCGCAATATACTTTGTTTCCTTCTGTTAACAATGTATTGGTTTGGCATTTTGCCTCTATCACCTTATAAGAACACCCCTCTCATTTATTTAGAGGGTATAaatttggagataaaaaaggaagTCTAAACTCagatttctcccctccctccctgttcAGATAATGACAGTATCAGTTTTAAGGGAGGAGTTTATGGCAAAGGCTTTACAGTAAGACAAAAAACTTGGTTATGGGGGTGAGAGGGAAGTGATTTATGAATGAGAGTGTTCCTGGTAACCTGGAAGggtaagtacttttttttttttattttacacaaGATCATGACCATGGAGCCAAAAGAGTCCCAAGAAGAACAGCTATTAAAAGGTAATTGGGAAGAATCATTTAAGTGAGTAGAAACACTGTGCATCTGAAGAAATTCAGTTTGCATTTAattcacatggtgaacacaaacCCATggtatttttgtctcttttctcatctctttcttcACAAGATGTCAGGGCTTTTTCTGGGCCTACGAGGAACAGGCTAGGTGTAGTGCATGgactttttttctggaaaaagcAGGTAAGTAGCAAACACTGTTAGCATACGCTCAGCTCTGCCTGATTGGAGGCTTTTAGAATGAGTCCTACGAGGTTTAAACATGAGAAACTGCTCATTTCCCCTCCTTGCTGTCCTCCTTTGTGACTGTTCCTGGCTGGATTAGGAGGGAAGGAACTGTGTCCCTTGCTACATCAGCTGTGACCGTTTTCTCATCAGACAATATTTCCCAAAATTGACGGCAAACAATTCAATAGCAAAGTTCTcccagttttccatttcttttttttacacagGGTTTAGTGAGGATAGTAGGAGATAGATACAATTTATTCTCAATCTAATGTAACATGATAGCACTTTTTGTTTTAGCCTTCAGTACTGATCAAAGCCTTCATAGGCTGGAAAGTTATTTTGTCTGAATTACCCAGGCTTTTGCCTCAACTCAGTTTCACTTGGTGGTGAAGATCTAACAAGACCAAG is a window encoding:
- the BSX gene encoding brain-specific homeobox protein homolog — encoded protein: MNLNFTSPLHPPSSQRPTSFFIEDILLHKPKPLREVAPDHFASSLASRVPLLDYGYPLMPTPTLLAPHPHHHLHKGDHHHPYFLTTSGVPVPALFPHPPHAELPGKHCRRRKARTVFSDSQLSGLEKRFEIQRYLSTPERVELATALSLSETQVKTWFQNRRMKHKKQLRKSQDEPKAPDPPESPESSPHGPEAVPGEARPGLPAGPFVLTEPEDEVDIGDEGELGPGPHVL